Within Conger conger chromosome 3, fConCon1.1, whole genome shotgun sequence, the genomic segment CACAGACACATATGAAGACACTGAAACTCCGTTCACCGTCCCTTCCTCCAATATATATGAAATGCGAGCATTCTGCTTCCAATCGGCGTCTGTGGCTTTCACACAAAATACGGAAACACCCGGgctgttattttctttaataaatGTTTCGTATGAACTCTTTTCAAATGCTGGTGCGTTGTCATTCATATCTGATACCTGTATCGATAGAATGACGCTGCTGGAGAGAGAAGAAACTCCCTCGTCATTACAAGTTACGCTGATGTTAAACTGGGAGTCTGTCTCCCGGTCCAAAACGTTATCAGTAACCAAACTGAAGAAGTTATGTGATGtcgatttaattttaaatggaatgtTGTCGTTAATAATGCAGCTAACTTCACCATTGATCCCAGAATCTGGATCATGAACACTGAGAACTGCAATTACGGTATCTGGTTTGGAATCCTCTACAACTGATTTTGAATTCGACACCATATTAATCACAGGTTTGTTGTCATTTGCATCGATAACATCCACTATTATTTTGCACGAATCCGTCAAGCCTCCGAAATCTCTAGGCTGTATGTCAATTtgataatgtttttctttttcgtaATCAAGATGTCCCATTAATTTCACATCGCCATTATTTTGATCGATTTCAAAGAGTTCAGCAACATTCTCTGCAGTGTTTGAAATAGAATACGTTATTTTTGCGTTAGAACCCAGATCTGCGTCAGAGGCGCTTACAGTAGTTATAACTGTACCAGGAGACGCGTCCTCTGTAATGGAGGCTTTATAAACAGACTGAGCACAAATAGGCGCGTTATCATTAGCGTCCAGCACTGTTATATGTATCTGCATAGTGGCTGACATTTGCGGATCGCCGCCATCCATCGCCGTTAATAACAAAGACAGCgtatcttgtttttctctatCTAATGGTTTCTGTTGAACCATTTCTACGTTTTTGCTACCGTCTGGCAAATTGTGCAGTTTTAAGAGGAAATGATCGGTTGGTTTGAGCGAATATCCTTGTAGACCATTAACACCAACATCCGGATCAATTGCTCTTTCCAACGCGAACCTGGCACCAGGAAGAGAAGACTCACTTATCTCAAACCTCATTTCGCTCTTTTTAAAACTCGGTGCATTATCGTTAATATCTGTGatctccacagtgatgtgataAAATTCCATGGGGTTTTCCAGAATGATCTGGAAGTGTAAAGCGCACGGGCTTGTCTTTCCGCACAGCCCTTCGCGATCTATTTTCTCTTTAATAAGAAGGACTCCCTTTTCTTTATTCAGCTCAATGTATTCAGCGCTGTCTCCAGTATATACACGAGCATTGCCAGTTTTTACTCTATTTAAGTCCAACCCCAAATCCTGCACTATATTTCCGACCAGCGAACCTTTAGGCATTTCCTCGGGTATGGAATAGCTAACCTGCCCATACACTAAACCGAAAGAAAGGACGGAGATAAACAGATTTACTTGCCATGCCATTGTTCGTCCCCACATTGTCCGAGCGAAATGAGGATGCGAAAAAATTGAATCCTTAACAAGTGATCTCCAGTAACGGTTTTGTAATCCAATTATTTTCGGAAAATGTTCGCCGTCTGTGGTTTTGGTACAAAGGCGGAGCAGCTCGACATATGAGTGCACAATGGAGATGCACTGGGCGATATGtgcagctctttctctctcattcactggAATATTACAGGGGAGGGCCTGCGAGAATTTTGTTCCACAACAGGATCACAGCAATCAACAGCGGCGCTCTGAGTTCGAGTACAGAATTGCAAAGTCATAAAAAACGTTCTTACTGCAGAGCTATTTACGGCGTAACACATACAATTGTCGCTTTTTGGTTCAACCATAAGTACAGGAGTACATTTTGCAGTTTTGAATTTCTGCACACGCCTAATGTGCTGCCCTAAGAGACCCGACCAAGACATTAAGGTTTGATTTCATCAACTTAAACAGTGGGACAATGGTATCTTTAAACAAAGTTTACAACTCAATACCTGCAAAATATCAcaatacagaaatgtaaaaaaaaaaagaaaaactgaaaaaaacttgtatttaaaaaaatgtggggTAAGAATAACAATTAAATCTGGGACCGGGgaaatatagaaaataattaAGAGAAAACGACTGAATCAGAAGATAGTGGGCTATTATTGTATTTCGGTTACATAGTATAAAGCATAATCGTGGCCCATGTAAGTGGCACAAAAGTACAAAAGTGTATTGTACTGCAAAAGATCACCGTAATGCAGAAACTATCCACCAAGATGTACACCAAGATGTTACAATGTAAAGCATCTACAACAGTATACATATCTTACAATTCTGAGAAGACAGAGCTGTCATGTTAGTTCATATCATATTTACAACTCAGTACAGTGTCtaataaaaaaagcaaatgcAGAAAATGGGAAAACTGCAGTCAGTGGAAAAATCTCACCTGATTCTCTGACTCATCAATCCCTTTCTCTGGTGCGTGCTGTAGTGTTTGCGTTCCACAGGCGTCCAGACTAATGATGCTCTGACTGCAAGGTCTGATGTACTTCATATCACTCTTTCTAGAGTCAGTAGTTCTGCATACCTCGTAATTATAAGCACGCTGAAGAGTTCCGGTTCCTCCCACGTCTGCGTAAAGCGGTGGATAATAGGGGATAACTGGGAGATTTCCGTTGGATTTATAAAATAATCGTTCGCGTCTCCATCTATAGCACTTCACTGTCACCATGGCAATGATTGAGACGATGAATAGGAATGAAACCACAGCAAGAGCCAAGACTAAATAAAACGTAAGGCTGTCATTGTAATCCTTGCCCTGCGTAAAGTCAGTGAATTCTGAAAGTACTTCCGGGAAGCTGTCGGCCACCGCCACGTTCACATTAACCGTAGCTGAGCGAGATGGCTGCCCGTTATCCTCCACTACAACAGCTAATCTTTGTTTCACAACATCTTTATCAGTGACCAGACGTAAAGTTCTAATTTCTCCATTTTGTAAGCCCACTTCAAACAGAGCCTTGTCTGTCGCTTTCAGCAGTTTATATGAGAGCCAGGCATTCTGTCCAGAGTCCACATCAACAGCGACCACTTTGGTGACGAGATATCCAACATCAGCCGAACGAGGAACcatttcagccacatgagaggCACCAGTCTGTACTGGGTAGAGAATCTGAGGCGCGTTGTCGTTCTGGTCTTGGATAAAAATCTTCACCGTCGCATTATTGCTCAGTGGAGGAGAGCCTCCATCTTGCGCTTTTACGCGGAACTGGAAATCCTTAATCTGCTCGTAGTCAAAAGAGCGCACCGCGTGGATGACTCCACTGTCAGAGTTCACAGACACATATGAGGAGACGGACACGCCATTAACCGTCGCGTCTTCTAATATATAAGAGATACGAGCATTCTGGTTCCAGTCAGCGTCTTTAGCTCTCACTGATAAAATGGAGAGGCCGGGGGTATTGTTTTCTACAATAAATGCCTGATACGCGCTACTTTCGAATATGGGAAAGTTGTCATTAATATCAGATACTTTTAAAATCAAAGTCAAATTACTGGAAAGTGAGGGTACGCCGCTATCTACAGCGGTTACTGTTATATTATATTCTGGCGTTGTTTCCCGATCTAATGCAGTGTCCGTCAGCAGGCTATAATAGTGACTAGATGATGATGTAAGTCTAAATGGAATATCGTCTCTTATTTGGCAGTTGACCTGGCCATTGTTCCCCGAATCCGCATCATGAACATTAATGACAGCCACAACAGTTGCAGGCAAGACGTTCTCCGGCACAGATTTCGAGGATGACATTACAGCTATTGCTGGTATGTTATCATTAACATCAACTATTTCGATTATAATTTTAGCAGTATCCGTAAGGCCACCCCCATCTCTGGCTTGGATATTTAGTTGGTAGTTTTTGGATTTCTCGTAGTCAATGTGTCCGATTAACGTAACTTCTCCTGTGAATTCGTTCATAATAAATATTTCGTCCACGCCGTCAACACtgtcagaaaatgaataaataacctgGGCGTTCGATCCTTCATCAGCATCGGTGGCGCTGACTGTGGTTACGAGCGAACCTTTTAGACTATTCTCTGCTATAGAGGCTTTGTAAACCGCCTGCGTAAAAATAGGCGGATTGTCATTACTGTCAAGGACAGTTACATGAATCTTAGCGGTCCCAGTCATCTGGGGATCCCCGCCGTCTACCGCAGTTAACAATAAGAACATTTCCTCCGACGTTTCCCTGTCCAGCTGTGTCTGCAGTACCATCTCTACATGCATGCTGCCGTCTGGCTGTGATTGAACCTTGAGCACGAAATTGTCGGTGGGCTTCAGAGTGTAGCTCTGTAGCGTATTAACACCCACATCAGCATCCACTGCGCCACCCAGTACAAACCTTGTGCCTGAAAAAGCGGATTCGATAATCTCCAACCTGATCTCATTTTTCGGAAAGATAGGAGCGTTGTCGTTTATATCTAAAATTTCAACCGTAACGCCATGAAATTCAATGGGCTCGTCCAGGACAATCTGAAAATGGATCGAGCACGGCGAGGTCTGCTCACACAATGCTTCCCTGTCCATTCTTTCTCTCACTACCAAAACACCCTTGTCACGAATCAGCTCGACGTACTCACTGTTGTCTGCAGCATATATGCGAGCTCTTCCACTCGCCAACCTCGCAATGTCTAATCCCAAATCCTGAGCAATATTTCCAACGAACGAGCCCTTCGACATCTCCTCCGATACCGAATATCGAATATGGCTGAAAACAGTGCCCAGGCAGAATACACTCGCAACGAAGAACCGTACTTGCCATTTCATTGTCAAGATTTCACGAATCCCTTCCATCGTATTGTAGAAATGTATGTATTCCAGattgaattatatattttgtacCATATCCCTCGACGGAGAAGAAGACGAGTATCAAATATGAGAGAATTGTTTCCTAAAAGGCAGGCGTGGTATATCGATGATCCGTTGTGCGTCGTGTAGTTTCTCTGCACACTGAATGCTACCCTTTCTCTGTGTCTTGTGCGCAGCAGTAACATGGGAGGTGCTCCAGAGCCTGTATTTGCACACCCCAAGGATCAACAGCGACACCGGGAGCCCGCCTTCTGCATTACAATTATTATAAATGATCACTTAGAATCATTTATATCACACGCcgattccaaaaaaaacaaaaatgcatggGAAACAAAATGCCCAAATGCATAACTACTCATTTGCTTAAGGTTTACTGCAGCTTCCACACTTTTGAATTTGCACATGAAAGGTCAACTATTATTTTCTTACTTTGCACAAGGGAACCACAGGAACGAGAAATGGCCCACGCAGCATAACGTCTGTTTTCTAGGTGCCTTAAATACTTTTTCACTCTGACCCAGCGAAAATACATTAATGGATGAATACAGGAATGCAAATAACAGTGACCACTCCTCCACATGTAAGGATATTGCAGTTTAATACAACATTTTCTTATaaaaaagcagacacacacacacacacacacacgcacacacagacagacagacacacacacacacacacacacacacacacacacacacacacacccacacacacacacatgtgtatatgtattaaaatactcatttttgatcactgtttttctttttctctccattttaattattttatcacGAGTACAGTCACTGGCCTGTAGCAAATGGAGAAGTCCAATACATGACCCAGTAGACGAGACAATGGAAAACGACTGCTCCTCGAATCACAGCGCTCACCTCTGTTGAAGAATCCTCGGTTTCTAGCAGTGGCCTCTCCCTGTGCACGTGCGGCATGGTCTCTGCGCCACTTGCATCAACACTGACGAGGCTTTGACTGATGGGTCTGAGGTACTTAATGTCACTCTTTCTGGAGTCAGTGGTCCTGTACAACTCATAATTGTACACGTGCTGTAGAGTCCCTGTATCTCCGTCTGCGTAACGGGGCGGATAGTAAGGAATAACTGGAAGATTGGACTGATAGAAGATGCGGGATTGTCTCCATCTGTAGACTTTCACTGATATTAAAACTACCAATGATGAAACGAAGAGGAAGGAAACTACTGCCAATGCTAATACTAAATAAAAAGTCAAGTTGTCATTGTAATTCTTGTCGTGCGTAAAATCCGTGAATTCTGAAAGCACTTCCGGGAAACTGTCAGCCACCGCCACATTGACATTCACTGTAGCAGAGCGGGAGGGCTGTCCGTTGTCCTCCACTACAACGGTGAGTCTTTGTTTCACAGCATCTTTATCAGTGACCTGGCGTAAAGTTCTTATTTCTCCATTCTGTGAGCCCACTTCAAACAGCGCTCTGTCTGTGGATTTCAGTAGTTTATACGAGAGCCAGGCATTCTGTCCGGAGTCCACATCAATGGCGACAACTTTAGTTACAAGATATCCAATATCTGCAGAGCGAGGCACAATTTCTGAAACCACAGAGACACTAGTCTGAACTGGGTACAGAATTTGAGGCGCGTTATCGTTCTGGTCTTGGATATAGATTTTAATTGTCACATTACTACTCAATGGAGGAGAGCCTCCATCCTGCGCTTTTACGCGGATCTGGAAATCCTTAATCTGCTCGTAGTCAAAAGAGCGCACTGCGTGGATGACTCCGCTGTCAGAGTTCACAGACACATATGAAGACACTGAAACTCCGTTCACCGTCCCTTCTTCCAATATATATGAAATGCGAGCATTCTGCTTCCAATCGGCGTCTGTGGCTTTCACACAAAATACGGAAACACCCGGGCTGTTATTCTCTTTAATAAATGTTTCGTATGAACTCTTTTCAAATGCTGGTGCATTGTCATTCACATCTGATACCTGGACCGGTAGAATGACGCTGCTGGAGAGAGAAGAAACTCCTTCGTCAGTGCAAGTTACGCTGATGTTAAACTGAGAGTCTGTCTCCCGGTCCAAAACATTATCAGTTACCAAACTGAAGAAGTTATGTGATGtcgatttaattttaaatggaatgtTGTCGTTAATAATGCAGCTGACTTCACCATTAATCCCAGAATCTGGATCATGAACACTGAGAACTGCAATTACGGTATCTGGTTTGGAATCTTCTACAACTGATTTTGAACTCGACACCAAATTAATCACAGGTTTATTGTCATTTGCATCGATAACATCCACTATTATTTTGCACGAATCCGACAGGCCTCCAAAGTCTCTAGATTGTACGTGAATttcaaagtgtttttctttttcataatcaAGATTTCCACTTAATTTCACATCACCGTTTTCCTGATCAATTTCAAAGAGTTCAGCAACATCCTCTACAGTGTTTGAAATAGAATACGTTATCTTTGCGTTTGAGCCTTGGTCAGCGTCAGAGGCGCTTACAGTAGTTATAACTGTACCAGGAGACGCGTCCTCTGTAACGGAGGCTTTATAAACCGACTGAACACAAACAGGAGCATTATCATTAGCGTCCAGCACTGTTATATGTATCTGCACAGTGGCTGACATTTGCGGATCGCCGCCATCCATTGCCGTTAATAACAAAGAGAGCTCATCTTGTTTTTCTCTATCCAGTGGCTTCTGTAGAACCATTTCTACGTTTtttccaccatctggcaaattGTGCAATTTTAATAGGAAATTATCGGTCGGTTTTAGCGAATATCCTTGTAGACCATTAACACCAACATCCGTATCAATTGCTCTCTCCAACACGAACCTGGCACCAGGAAGAGAAGACTCAATAATCTCGAACCTCATTTCGCTCTTTTTAAAACTCGGCGCATTATCGTTAATATCTGTTATCTCCACATTGATGTGATAAAATTCCATGGGGTTTTCCAGAATGATCTGGAAATGTAAAGCACAAGGGCTTGTCTTTCCGCACAATCGTTCGCGATCTATTCTCTCTTTAATATGGAGGACTCCCCTTTCTTTATTCAGCTCAATGTATTCAGCGCTGTCTCCAGTATAGACACGAGCATTGCCAGTTTTTACTCTATTTAAATCCAACCCCAAATCCTGCACTATATTACCGACCAGTGAACCTTTAGGCATTTCCTCGGGTATGGAATAGCTAACCTGCCCATACACTAAACCGAAAGAAAGGACGGAGATAAACAGATTTACTTGCCATGTCATTGTTCTTCCCCACATTGTCCGAGCGAAATGAGGATGCGAAAGAAATTGAATCCTTCCTATAACAAGTGATCTCCAGTAACGGTTTTGTAATCCAATTATTTGCGAAAAATGTTCGCCGTCTGAGGTTTTGGTACAAAGGCGGAGCAGCTCGACATATGAGTGCACAATGGAGATGCACTGCGCGATACGTGtagctctttctctcattcactGGAATATTACAGGGGAGGGCCTGCGAGAATTTCGTTCCACAACAGGATCACAGCAATCAACAGCGGCGCTCTGAGTTCGAGTACAGAATTGCAAAGTCATAAAAGACGCTCATCCTGCAGATCTATTTACGGTGCAACACATACAATTGGGGAAGGCGAGACACAATTTAAGAATTATAAATTGCTTTCAGGGGACACTTTTTGGTTCAACCATAAGTACAGGAGTACATTTTGCAGTTTTGAATTTCTGCACACGCCTAATGTGCTGCCCTAAGAGACCCGACCAAGACATTAGGTTTGATTTCATCAACTTAAACAGTGGGACAATGGTATCTTTAAACAAAGTTTACAACTAAATACCTGCAAAATATCACAAtacagaaatggaaaaaaaagaaaaactgaaaaaaacttgtattaaaaaaaagggTGGTAAGAATAACAAAATTAAATCTGGGAACggggaaatataaaaataattcagaGAAAACGACTGAATCAGAAGATAGTGGGCTATTATTCTATTTTCTTTAATATAGTGTAAGGCATAATCGTGGCCCATATAAGTGGCACAAAAGTGTATTGCAGTTTCAAAAGATCACCTTAATGCAGAAACTATCCACCATGATGTACACCAAGATGTCACCATGTAAAGGATATACAACAGTATACATATCTTACAATTCTA encodes:
- the LOC133123876 gene encoding protocadherin gamma-A11-like isoform X19 translates to MWGRTMAWQVNLFISVLSFGLVYGQVSYSIPEEMPKGSLVGNIVQDLGLDLNRVKTGNARVYTGDSAEYIELNKEKGVLLIKEKIDREGLCGKTSPCALHFQIILENPMEFYHITVEITDINDNAPSFKKSEMRFEISESSLPGARFALERAIDPDVGVNGLQGYSLKPTDHFLLKLHNLPDGSKNVEMVQQKPLDREKQDTLSLLLTAMDGGDPQMSATMQIHITVLDANDNAPICAQSVYKASITEDASPGTVITTVSASDADLGSNAKITYSISNTAENVAELFEIDQNNGDVKLMGHLDYEKEKHYQIDIQPRDFGGLTDSCKIIVDVIDANDNKPVINMVSNSKSVVEDSKPDTVIAVLSVHDPDSGINGEVSCIINDNIPFKIKSTSHNFFSLVTDNVLDRETDSQFNISVTCNDEGVSSLSSSVILSIQVSDMNDNAPAFEKSSYETFIKENNSPGVSVFCVKATDADWKQNARISYILEEGTVNGVSVSSYVSVNSDSGVIHAVRSFDYEQIKDFQIRVKAQDGGSPPLSSNVTIKIYIQDQNDNAPQILYPVQTSVSVVAEIVPRSAEVGYLVTKVVAVDADSGQNAWLSYKLLKSTDRALFEVGSENGEIRTFRQVTDKDSVKQRLTVVVEDNGQPSRSATVNVNVAVADSFPEVLSEFTDFTHDKNYNDNLTFYLVLALAVVSFLFVSSLVVLISVKVYRWRQSRIFYQSNLPVIPYYPPRYADGDTGTLQHVYNYELYRTTDSRKSDIKYLRPISQSLVSVDASGAETMPHVHRERPLLETEDSSTEQKPPNTDWRFSQNQRPGTSGAAPPPEAAVGTGPWPNPPTEAEQLQALMAAANEVSEATATLGPGTMGLSTRYSPQFTLQHVPDYRQNVYIPGSTATLTANQQQQQQQQQQQQQQMPPQPALPQPPQQVEAPKAAQTPASKKKSAKKDKK
- the LOC133123876 gene encoding protocadherin gamma-A11-like isoform X7, which encodes MWGRTMAWQVNLFISVLSFGLVYGQVSYSIPEEMPKGSLVGNIVQDLGLDLNRVKTGNARVYTGDSAEYIELNKEKGVLLIKEKIDREGLCGKTSPCALHFQIILENPMEFYHITVEITDINDNAPSFKKSEMRFEISESSLPGARFALERAIDPDVGVNGLQGYSLKPTDHFLLKLHNLPDGSKNVEMVQQKPLDREKQDTLSLLLTAMDGGDPQMSATMQIHITVLDANDNAPICAQSVYKASITEDASPGTVITTVSASDADLGSNAKITYSISNTAENVAELFEIDQNNGDVKLMGHLDYEKEKHYQIDIQPRDFGGLTDSCKIIVDVIDANDNKPVINMVSNSKSVVEDSKPDTVIAVLSVHDPDSGINGEVSCIINDNIPFKIKSTSHNFFSLVTDNVLDRETDSQFNISVTCNDEGVSSLSSSVILSIQVSDMNDNAPAFEKSSYETFIKENNSPGVSVFCVKATDADWKQNARISYILEEGTVNGVSVSSYVSVNSDSGVIHAVRSFDYEQIKDFQIRVKAQDGGSPPLSSNVTIKIYIQDQNDNAPQILYPVQTSVSVVAEIVPRSAEVGYLVTKVVAVDADSGQNAWLSYKLLKSTDRALFEVGSENGEIRTFRQVTDKDSVKQRLTVVVEDNGQPSRSATVNVNVAVADSFPEVLSEFTDFTHDKNYNDNLTFYLVLALAVVSFLFVSSLVVLISVKVYRWRQSRIFYQSNLPVIPYYPPRYADGDTGTLQHVYNYELYRTTDSRKSDIKYLRPISQSLVSVDASGAETMPHVHRERPLLETEDSSTEQKPPNTDWRFSQNQRPGTSGPHKYNTTQIRWTPYGKARAAPPPEAAVGTGPWPNPPTEAEQLQALMAAANEVSEATATLGPGTMGLSTRYSPQFTLQHVPDYRQNVYIPGSTATLTANQQQQQQQQQQQQQQMPPQPALPQPPQQVEAPKAAQTPASKKKSAKKDKK
- the LOC133125150 gene encoding protocadherin gamma-A2-like, coding for MKWQVRFFVASVFCLGTVFSHIRYSVSEEMSKGSFVGNIAQDLGLDIARLASGRARIYAADNSEYVELIRDKGVLVVRERMDREALCEQTSPCSIHFQIVLDEPIEFHGVTVEILDINDNAPIFPKNEIRLEIIESAFSGTRFVLGGAVDADVGVNTLQSYTLKPTDNFVLKVQSQPDGSMHVEMVLQTQLDRETSEEMFLLLTAVDGGDPQMTGTAKIHVTVLDSNDNPPIFTQAVYKASIAENSLKGSLVTTVSATDADEGSNAQVIYSFSDSVDGVDEIFIMNEFTGEVTLIGHIDYEKSKNYQLNIQARDGGGLTDTAKIIIEIVDVNDNIPAIAVMSSSKSVPENVLPATVVAVINVHDADSGNNGQVNCQIRDDIPFRLTSSSSHYYSLLTDTALDRETTPEYNITVTAVDSGVPSLSSNLTLILKVSDINDNFPIFESSAYQAFIVENNTPGLSILSVRAKDADWNQNARISYILEDATVNGVSVSSYVSVNSDSGVIHAVRSFDYEQIKDFQFRVKAQDGGSPPLSNNATVKIFIQDQNDNAPQILYPVQTGASHVAEMVPRSADVGYLVTKVVAVDVDSGQNAWLSYKLLKATDKALFEVGLQNGEIRTLRLVTDKDVVKQRLAVVVEDNGQPSRSATVNVNVAVADSFPEVLSEFTDFTQGKDYNDSLTFYLVLALAVVSFLFIVSIIAMVTVKCYRWRRERLFYKSNGNLPVIPYYPPLYADVGGTGTLQRAYNYEVCRTTDSRKSDMKYIRPCSQSIISLDACGTQTLQHAPEKGIDESENQVRFFH
- the LOC133125157 gene encoding protocadherin beta-16-like; the protein is MKYIRPCSQSIISLDACGTQTLQQASEKGIDETENQVSYSIPEEMPKGSLVGNIVQDLGLDLNRVKTGNARVYTGDSAEYIELNKERGVLHIKERIDRERLCGKTSPCALHFQIILENPMEFYPIKIYIQDQNDNAPQILYPVQTSVSVVSEIVPRSADIGYLVTKVVAIDVDSGQNAWLSYKLLKSTDRALFEVGSQNGEIRTLRQVTDKDAVKQRLTVVVEDNGQPSRSATVNVNVAVADSFPEVLSEFTDFTHDKNYNDNLTFYLVLALAVVSFLFVSSLVVLISVKVYRWRQSRIFYQSNLPVIPYYPPRYADGDTGTLQHVYNYELYRTTDSRKSDIKYLRPISQSLVSVDASGAETMPHVHRERPLLETEDSSTEALEHLPCYCCAQDTEKG